The region gaaaaaccagaaaaacaagaccagcgctgggaatcgaacccagatcctcggcattccgtgtcGTTCcgtatacaaaaatattccaaaaaacaatcttaatttgattgcttaacgatatctcttgtccgggtgagcggttagttccaatggagtgctgaaagtttctcgatgagggctacagcatagatgtcgctagtgtcgctgcttaagtgactaaataagaaacaaaacaggctgagatatgtgtgcataggagaaattcgtgtctgtaccgttgtccagtggtggtgtagcggtatagcacgcggcacggaatgccgaggacctgggttcgattcccagcgctggtcttatttttctggtttttctgtgcattacTAAAGCTACATGGCATATTGTACACTCACTTGGTTGCTCACCATGCtactggtggtggtgatagatgggtttgtgtgatttgtgtgtgttcttacagtttggaggtggaggaactgctgaacacgcatatcttgcataaacttagctatcataaggtcgcgggtgagcaaagaaattcttttagttcatttagcaTTATGTAAGTTTGTTTTTGCAAATTACCTAATTGCATTTCTGGCCCAGCTTTCTAGCTTTCATATTCTGTTTTTATCGTATATTTGTTGAAATTTATTCGTCTTCTTTTAAGGCAGCAAACTGAGTTTACTATGACTTACACTATACTGTTTCTGGAAATATTTATCGagataaatataatgtacctaatgtatGAATCATATTATGCAACGCTTTCAGTGTCTTGCACCAGCTGCGAGTTTCACATTGTTTCAGTATTTATGGCCTATTTGACTACATTGTCAGATTAATAGTTACTTAATAGATTCTCTGAATGCTACTTCGCTGAGCAATAATTTTAACTGTCACCCGTCAAAATTGACTTTTATTGGCCCTAACAATGTAGCCGTTAGAAATTTTGTTGAACAGACATCTATCATTTTTATGGCAAAATTCATTGAACCTCTTCAGGGGTCGGtttactaagttttttttaaacattactcattttttttattataagagatgaaaacgcaattttcccgGCTATCTAccgatgaaaattaaacttcccgaacaggagagatgaaaaaaatatcaaggcTCCAGTAATAAGACCTAGGCTACTAGATCCAGCCATCTATACGTCTCCAGCTTTTTCAGTGTGGAAGACTAATAAACACACTCATAAACTTtcgctttatttttaaagtcattTTCTGCAAAGTATCGATAGTTGAACGTCACTAGTTTTAACGGGTGTAATCGGGTCCTTACCGCACTGTTTTAAGTTATGGCGCGTTTGGACAACGGCTCGGAAGCGGGGGACTAAAGTGAATTGTTTTTGGCTACACGCTTTATGTAGCGTTGTCGGCTTACGGGAAAGGCTGGGTCCATCTGAAAAAAACATAAGATAAGCCCACATTGCTTAAATTGTGTACAATTCGCTCATCTAGTAGAATAAtgacatacttacatatttacacgaaaacaagttttagattttaaatttacggttTGACATCTTTAAGGGgtatgctcctggttagctcatgatcaattttaatatatttaggcAAGTGATTGAAAATGTCAAATGGTTAATagtacagacttgaaatttggtacggatatgcagtttatgacaatgcaagcacactagcacagtcaacaaaaagtacagtcagcaaaaaaagtttgtattaaaaatgtttttttttaacagaacctTATTTCAAAACAGATCTATGCCATCGGTTACACGCTGATTCTAGTGTCAGCGGAGAGcgcaagagcgcagtcagcggtatcggcaatttttgaaaaaaatattagtttttcttttacaaatatacaattttactcgcagaTATGACGAAAAACAtcgtatgtcgcacgggcggtactacaattacgaacatcgactcatttaaGCCCTcactcagtcttcgacttcgggcttcaaatagactcgttcgtaattccttatttaccgcccttaagacacaatgtactatcaCGTCATTCTGGCCTGAATAATGAACTGCACTGACATCAGAAACATTgacgtatctagggttattttcaggggggggggcaggactggatttttgtgtgaagatatcagtattatagaattttgaatcgctatcctaactaactaacctagctaacctaacccaacatcctggggtgggcactagaccatactggggtgggcacggtcCACCCGGCCTATGATAGAATTAGCGAGTATTGAACCGTCGCGATGTCTAAgggctgagcgaggataggaaATCATAATTCTACAATACAGAAACTTTTACAGACTATCGTGTGATGTGTCAAATGAAAGGTCTGGTTGCAAGGATCTGAAGCTGAAGGAGCTGAAGCGcattgtggtcgcaattgtacctaacaaTCCACCTCGCTTAGCTCGTCGTCGTACAGTCACAAGCACCATTATCTAACAGAACAAAGTGTGCAGAAAtcgactctatttccagggctGGTCTGTAGgacatgttaaatatttttgcacattcCACTGTGCTGCTGTGTCAtgacaaaacactgtaactaaaaaaaaaactacttttcaaaaatcgcaaaaaaaaatccttcttAAATTGGCCACAGACCCGTGAATATGCATCCGATTGTAATTCAATTAAGataaattactaatattatgcTACTAATTATGGACAAAGacaaataatataagatttgtactttttcatgcattttcaagcaaaaacacgttaaaaattaagaaattccGATTTACAATAAACAAAAGACTTTACAAAATCAAGACACTCAACTCCAAATTTATCGTGTGATGGTTAcgacaaaacactgtaacttTAGGTACTGGCTGAAGAAAAGGTGAGTTTTGTTTTGGAAAAACACGGTATCTGGAGGAGATACAGTGTTTAATCGAATCAGGGTCCTATTGTTTAAGAGTTACAGTGTAAAGTTCAATGAAGTTTTTCAATGTTTACCTATTGGTAGAAAATCATTATACCTACTCTAAGTacctatgtaccatcagccaaattagtggtatatcaatttttaaactaattcctatcaaatgaatatgtcgctaaagtcgaactttcaaagtGACCGACACGTCTATTGTTattaagtattgtttttttttatttgttttttatttgactggatggcaaacgagcaagtgggtctcctgatggtaagagatcaccaccgcccatagacacctgcaataccagggggattgcagatgcgttgccaacctagaggcctaagatgggatacctcaagtgccagtaatttcaccggctgtcttactctccacaccgaaacacaacagtgcaagcactgctgcttcacggcaggattagcgagcaagatggtggtagcaatccgggcggacctttcacaaggtcctaccacctcaCACCTGCAAAACACCGCTGCACTGctgttttatggcatgcaaacgattatcaactttagggcggtacaccacatatttagctgatggtacatataGATATCTAAGCCAAGATAATTTAACGGTGTTACcacaaaacactgtaacttAAGTTACAGTAATTTCAGTATTTTACACGGCAGTGTGGCAGATATCAATGCAGGTAAATATATCTAATTTTTCTGAACCTAAAACGCCATTGAGAGTGACCAGGGGCCACAAAAGAAACCACTTTACggcatgaaatggcggcgtttcatgatacgcctaggaGTTTCATGGCCTGGCAGATTTTATGATCGGGCAACGACAGTCCTAACGCAGGCGAAGTTAAAAGGTTACAGCTactttactaaataataatgtatacatagatttttaattaaaaacagctTATAACATGCACGAAATTTTATCTAGATATTGAGTCCAGGCTATAAATGCCTCAAGGTCGGACCCGAGCTGACTTCCTACCAACCAATATATCCAGATCTCCGTTCGCATATCAAGTCTTCAGAACCAAAGGCCATAGGACCCCTCCCTTCTAAGGACCACTTTAGTAGAGCTCTCTCATCCCGCTGTCTATGTAAACTTTTGTGGAAGACCAAGGGTCTTGCTGACTGGTTTTTCACCCCATCGAGGGGTATGAATGGACGGTAGGAGGGTACATCTGAATGGGGGAGGTATTcaatgattttaatgaaattctttttttagatttattttcgtTTGGAATTGGGAGTCAGGTAAAAATTTAGGTGATAAAAAGGGAGGGGTGGTTTTCGATGTAAATCGCaaagctaaattaaaataacagtgTGAAGTGAGACAAAAATCAATCTTGGATATGTTTTATTATGGAATAGGGCGGCAAACGAGCTAGTGTGTCAGATGGAAAGTGAActatggacacccgcaacaccatTGCCGATGCGTTGTCAGTGTAGAGGGCTTATTataatctataataataatcttaactAAGTTTGTTTCGACCATAGAGTATAAATATCACAATGAAATTCattatggagatagtttatggccctAAGAAGGACATTAGTTTTTATAGATGGCctatggttagagaacctataCGAAGCTCTCAAGCTTCAACCAGCCATCAGCGGGCCTCATCGATttccgtgtcgggcagatatttgtatgaaaatacgaatgttgttctcgggtctactatgtatttaagtatgtatctatctatataattacatttaagtaATAACACAATAAGCTTacactaggtcaattggtgtgaattgtcccgtgatatttatttatttatttatcccggaaaagtgcGAAGTTCCCGATAGCAGTAagtaatagatagatagatagaatctttattcaaaacagcaatagaattctttgcagacgaaaTAGCGGGCAAGaactattaggtaggtatgaatACCTTAATAAAGGTTATTGCATCTTTCAGCTCCCTAAGTAGAGCTTCTAAGTATTGATCGGGTGCGCTCCTTCCTTTTGGACGACATAGGAACCACGGATATGTATTATTCGCTTGTGtgtacaaaattatctatttagcTATTAAGTTTACCTATGCCATTgttgcatttttagggttccggagccaaaatggcaaaaactgaacccttatagtttcgccatgtctgtctgtctgtccgtccgcggctttgctcagggactatcaatgctagaaagctgtaattttgcacggatatatatgtaaactatgccgacaaaatggtacaataaaaaattaaaaaaatttttagggtacttctcatagacgtaaagtgggggtgtttttttttcacatcaaccctatagtgtggggtatcgttggataagtcttttaaaaccattaggggtttactaagacgatttttcgattcagtgattcgtttgcgaaatattcaactttaaagtgcaaattttcattaaaatagggcgtcccccctctaaaatctaaaccggtgggtggaaaaatttgaaaaaattcacaatggtagtaagtatatcaaacttacaaggaaaactataacggctaagtttgcttgaaaattattagtagtttaagaataaatggCCGCCTaaggtacctaatatacctaaacatggaagattccgtataaaatacgaaatccttagaaaaatattactttattatttcgtaatgactacggaatcctagtttgggcgtgtcggacacgctcttggccggtgttTAAAGTTTCATTTCCAATAATTAAGTGTTGGTGAAAATATTCCTTTACCCCAAGGTTGAATGTCAGTTGTTTGTCTAAAAACATCAAAGAGAACGtgtctttttttttctgagTAAGGCACTGTCAATAATACACATGCTGCATAGATGCGCTGTCATGAACACGGTGTATTTTAAACCGGCTTTGCTTTGCCGTTGATAGaactatttttactttttgtttggaCTGAGCTTGCGAGTAGTGATAATATCGAATTGAGATTCTCTTCAAACGGATTGtagtaatatgtatattattagtATGATATGTAGGTGTGTAGGTTACTCGTAAAATTACTTGTTGTTTTGAAACCGGCAGAATGTTAACCAAATCGCGCACGTTCCGCGTCCTGCTACATCGGAGCGAGCGCGCGAGCCCGAGCGGCGCCGAACACGCCCGAACGCCCCCGAGCACAGCACGCCCCGCCGCGCCAGTCGCCAGCAGCGAGCGAGCACGAATTCACGTTCGTCGCGCGCGCTCGGGATCGTGTCTTGCACATGCGTACAATGATTATTCCAAGTGtttattcaatttcaaattaaatacagTGCACATAAATCTAACACGGTGCCAGACCTAAAATAGTTTAGTCAGCATTTTAATTATGAACAGAGTAATCGGTGTTTGAGCGTTCGGCAACTTCCGTCGATTGGTCGGTTCGATTCGGTTGTTTTGTTCGCTGCCATAGAAACATGGGTGACGTAGAATGGACGAACAGTTTAGTTATTCGTTTGATGAAAGAATATGCGAAAAGACCAGAGTTGTGGGATAGTAATAATGAATTGTATCGCGTACAGACTGCAAGGTACGAAGCTTGGTCGGACTTGGGGAAGCTGTTTGAATGTGATATTGCTGAGTTGAGGAAGAAATTGAATTCGATTTTTGCCTCGCATCGGAGGGAGAAAGCGAAGGTGCGAATGGGAGGGCGCTCGACGTGGTTCCTGTATCCGTATATGAAGTTTTTGCCTTCGCATTTGAATGATTCTAGTACGGATGGTGTTGTGGAGGTAATTTGATTTAGTTTATACTTATAActtaaccaactaaaagttggataacccccgacattgtcacttcaaagttagatatctcaaaaacggctgaaccgatttgataaaacgtttgtaagtctgtttgtttgtttgttactttatcacgtctaaaccattgaactgacttagatgaaattcggcatacattGAGTCCCGgataaggacataggatagttttcatcccagaaaattgcagtttccgcgggatagagataaaataatTCGACACgagcggagtcgcgggtaacggctcgtaattaaataattgtttattatttaattacttacctatGCACCCGATATTAAAACCACACATTTCACATacattgattttttaaatgaaaaagttttcggCTTATGATAATTGCGATGGATGCCACGTCTCTATTGCATGAAAGCTATTAGTGTTTTCCAATAGGTTGTTTGGGGGACGGTGGTGCAGTTGGAACCATACTCGGCGCGTACAGCCAAGAACGCGGGTTCGAATCCTACACGCTAAAAATACAATGCCTACAAGGAAAACAAATGcatttataaaaatcttacatttcatttggcaaataacaacaaattgtaataatatttagtCATTAATAGATAATGGactttataatacttatataaatcacTGAGAAGATAACTTGTAAGTTCAacagtataaattaaatataggtCTCATTAACTTTATCTCTGTGACGCAGGCGCAGCCAAGTGAAGTCTTGTTAATACCTAACAAGCGTTATTGCTGATTTATCGTCGTCATCCGACCCCGCCCCTTTATGTCATTGTCGGTTAGATCTATTTACTAGCATGTTATACCTACTGATCTATTTACTCTTAGGTATTTACATGTCCCGAGTATCTATAGTTGTATCTAGTTACTTAACTTCTCCATATATTTAAATTCGTTCGTAAGTCGGGAATCATACGATTTTCccggataaaaattatcctatttcTTTTCAGGGTTCCTAACTACCAAATTACGTAACGATCAagaaagaataacaaacaaacacactaacattcgtatttataatagcTGTTGCCCCGCTGTTAGCTGATAGCtgttatcactatcccgcggatACTCTTAAACTATCTTATATCCCTTCCTAGAAgcgatttctatttctataataaattttatctaaatcggtctagcggtttaagcgtgaaaaggtaacagacaaacagacgcaCACATGTATAGTATTTCATGgaattaacattaaattattgtttcttTGTTAACAGAGTCAAACCCAAGAAGAAACAGTAGAATATCTGGAGCAATCCGAATCTTCAGACAATGACAATGACAACACAGAGCACAACGAAGTGGTACAGGAAGAAGTCATCATCAAGATGGAACCAGAATTCCAAAGGCCAAAGAAACGCTTCCGTTtgacacatacacacaaacctAGGCTTACCAAAACTAAAGTAAAGAGGGTAGTTAAAGATAGTTCTAGTCTAGACAGCAAGGTATTAGAAACTTTGAGTTTGCTTAGAAGATCTGATTTGACTAGAAAAAAAGACGAATGTGATAGTTTTGGTGAATACATAGCTATATCTTTAAGGAAGCATGACGAGAGGACCCAGTCGATGATTAAGCAAGctattaataatatattgttcGAACAAGAGATGAAGAAGTATAGTGTTGGTCAGTATGCTGTGGTCATTTCAGGTGTTGATGAAAACCCGCTGATTTTAGGCGATGATAAATAGCGTAATTACTATGAAATAAGTCTATATGTTGAAACTAGTTCATAATAACAGTCGTCTCCATTTTCTATGTAATGTAGAAGGTCTGTTAATAAAAACATGTATTTCCGTAATCACTGGTTTCATCTTTATCACTAAGATAAATCAAAGTTGAAACAGCACCGCTGAAGGTGACTTGATAGGATTCACCAAAATGCAATCCCTTTCTGTTTAAGAATCAATCAATCTTATTCCCAAAACCATCTATTTTCTTCTTTACAAAGTCATCGATAGCAGTCTTCAAATCACGCAAATTAACGCCAGTCACGCATCCAACAAGTTTTCCATGTTTTTTCATTCGCTCAGAAATCTAATTCTACTTGTCTACGTGCGCTAGTGCACGGTGCATTCCCATCTTTACTACTAACATCACCACGTTATCCAATGATAACCACTACTAGTATTTGTTCTTCGTCCATTGCCTTATTCTTTTCTTAAATGGGAAGGCTAATTCTATTAAAGCAGCGATGTATAACAAGTTTTATGATAAGATAGACTTGTCTGACGTTTATCTTCGGAGTGCATTTTAACTCTCGGCTATCGTTTGTTTCAGTCACTTCCATGCGTTTTAATTCCAACGCTGCGTTATTATGAACAGTTTTACAAAGTAGTGGCACACAGCTAGTACTGGGCGGGTCATTAAGAGTTTACGTTGTTACTTCATTGCGCTTATCAGGAACTTGGTAGCGGTTAATTGGTGCATTAGAACGTCGGACATCACGCCACCTCGCGTCATTAAACGATACAGCAacttatgcattttttttgttgctatCCAACTAGTTTGTACGTTTAATGCTCTTTATATTGCTGTAGAATTTTCCGTGTAGTTTTTTACTAGTGCAAATTGCTGGTTTTTTTCCTAGCTTGAGTCTCTCGTGGGAAACGGAATATAGGTGAATTTCACGGTAGTTAGGTAAGGAGGGGCGTAGAAATCTTTAATGTTGCTGGGAACCTTCGAGCACTATACTCATCCCGAGCTCCATGAAATAAAGTACACGTTTCGATTAAATGAAGACATCATGTCATGAATGACGATATATAATAAGAGTACTTTTCTGCTTTGGTGAACTCAAAACAGAATAAACCACTGTCAACAACTCCCGCTATTTTATCTGGGATAATACCGCCAACGTCCAATTTGTGATAAAAACATACATCAAACTTGTTAgtcttttcatttgaaatttttgtGGGGCTGATTGCGTGTATGTAAATTATGTTTGATTGCTATGTACTTTGTAAATTCAAAGCTTGTTTGTATGGGATTGTGTGACGCTTTCATTAAAATCACCGTGGTGTCTTTGGCCGCAGATTATTAGATGATAACAGATTGCTTGGTAAATCCCTTACGAAATAACCTCCCTTAGCCTATGCAACTACCATTTTTATTCCCGGgtacaaaacaaaaaggttaGTGAAATATTGTGAGTTTCTGTATCTATCATAGCGGCCATGGACGAACCGGttcggaggtttttttttctacagatCAACTGTGATTATTTTCAGCAAGTTTTATCAGAACCACTTAAGTCGTTTATGAAGTAAGCATTGGACTTCAAAATGAAACTTCcgttttttattctaatttttagTGCAATAGGGTTTTTCTTTTATATCAACGAAGGCTGAATGCTGAGGAACCTTCATAAACTTTGATCTGGACATTAGTTTGTAGAGTTGGAGACCGTTATACGTTAtacctatccaatttattaaaagtgtaaacaaaccgttttcatcaaaattcttatcaataacacatttatctataattcgtgtcttttaactagatgtctaatcacttttttcaccaaaatttacttgatatatatatttttcatttgaaaaatcttcgtcaaaatctgacgttatttcttgattgaaacatgtgtataatctgtagtagcattgactagcgtagagatggtggaaaatttgacattttaaaaaccaattaatatataaatgatgataaatggcgtctttgtttacacttttcataaattggatcgaaatacaatataagtaggtattttatatggaaatgTTTCGAGGTGATGGATTAGGTTAAAAGGAAACACACATACCTAAATGTTTGTGTGAGTGTTTACGTGTAGTCATGTAATATTAAGGTATCAGTGGCGTGAGCCGCGGCGTATCAATTCTATTCCCAAGGAGACGCCTAATTTTTACTTGACCTCAGTGATAACCAAGTGATGATAGTAGCAAAGCTGTTAGGTACACTAAAACTCGCGCTTCTTTCAATATCCggatccatcatcatcatcagtttaCTGCTAAACATTGGCCCCATAAGGAACGCCATTGCGACCTGTCTTCGGCTCGACGCCTCCAGCTTCTACCGGCAGACTTTCACATTTGGCTTGAGGGAGTCCTACACTGTTTAAAtgccgctgtgtgtctgtctgtggcaccgatcataaacgggtgaaccgatttgaatgcgtttttttatttgaatagggtttctagcgatggttcttagacatgttttatcaaaatcggttgagccgtttttgaaatatttaactttgaagtgacgtcggggattttccaactttttgttggttaggttatatttctATGTAACAAACATGTTCACTTCACATCACTCCAAGGTAATTTTTATCATTCTAATATTTTCCTCAACATTTTTCCACCACAGCCGCTTCCACGTACATAAACTGCAATTATTGGCTGATGCAATGCGCGTGCGCTACAATTACCGCC is a window of Choristoneura fumiferana chromosome 23, NRCan_CFum_1, whole genome shotgun sequence DNA encoding:
- the LOC141440919 gene encoding uncharacterized protein; protein product: MGDVEWTNSLVIRLMKEYAKRPELWDSNNELYRVQTARYEAWSDLGKLFECDIAELRKKLNSIFASHRREKAKVRMGGRSTWFLYPYMKFLPSHLNDSSTDGVVESQTQEETVEYLEQSESSDNDNDNTEHNEVVQEEVIIKMEPEFQRPKKRFRLTHTHKPRLTKTKVKRVVKDSSSLDSKVLETLSLLRRSDLTRKKDECDSFGEYIAISLRKHDERTQSMIKQAINNILFEQEMKKYSVGQYAVVISGVDENPLILGDDK